From Bdellovibrio sp. KM01:
AGCTTAGAAAACGTACGGGATGCGAGTTCACCATCACTTCTATGAATCGGTCTCGAACCGCTCAAAGCTTAAAGAGTTCTTCCCTCGACCTGGTACTGTTAGATTCTCGAAACATCACTTATGATAAACATGCCAAATTCATTCTCCTGCGACACTCCGCCAGAAAGTTTCTGGTCAACTTAAAAACTCCGCCAGCAACTCCACTGACTGTGGATGAGCTTATGAACAACCCCAAATTCAAATTTATTATCCAACCCGGCGGCCTGATTTTCTTTAAGCAAGACGAAGCCACCAAAATCGAAAAGCAGCAAAGATTCATTACCATGCCAAATCTTCCCGAGTGTTTTAAAAAATTAAAGACGACAGAGAACGCGGTGTTCGCTTCTCAAAGTACGTTGATTAATTATTACTTGGGAGACCATCCAGAATTCACGTTGGTCGAAGATAACGTGAATGTTTTTGATAGCGGTGCCTACTATGTTCCTCGAAAGGGCATTCAAGCAGGCATCGTTCTGATAGAAAAAGCCTTGGCCGATCTGGTGAAAGACGGAACCTTGAACAAGATTATCGATCAATACCTAAGAAAGCCTAAATAGAAACTTCCGTCGTCTCTTCTGTGCGACGTAATTTGAAATCCAAAGTCGGCAAATCCACGACAGGCTTAAAGTGAGAACGGCAACGAGCTTCGTAAGCTTCGTGAGTACCGACCTGAACTTGACCGTCGCCACCCGCAGTTCTTTGCGTGCGACAAGCCGGAGCTCCACACACAACACACACGGCATGTTGTTTCGTCACGTTTTCGGCAATCGCCATCAAAGTCGGCATCGGTTCGAAAGGTTTTGCCTGCCAGTCTGTATCCAAACCAGCAATGATAACACGCAAACCGCGCTCGGCCAGATCCTGAGCCACCTGAACCAGGTTGCCAGAAAAGAACTGACCTTCATCAATCCCCACCACTTTCGTTTCTGGCTTTAAATGCTCCCAGATCATTTCGGCGTCTTCGATTGGTTGGGAATCCATTGTTGTAAAGTTATGAGAGGTCACGGCCATTTCGTTGTAGCGCTTATCGATCACAGGTTTGAAAACCTGAACCTGCAGACGAGCGAATTCCGCACGACGCAAACGACGGATAAGCTCTTCCGTTTTCCCGCTAAACATAGAGCCGACAATCACTTCAATCCAACCGCGGGTCACAACATATGAAAATTCAGACACGAAACATCCCCTCAAAATGAACCGCCCAAAGCATCGGATGGGGGCGAAATAGTGTCAAATGATTGCGTTGCATTAAGAAAATGAGGGCGAGAAGCTTTGTTTCCCGCTCGCATCAAGGGCTTGCGGATATTGAATATTTTTCTGAAATCGAGCCAAAAACGGCAATCTTTCACATTTAAAACCCCAATTCGGCTGCTTATTGCTTGCGCAAGCAGCGCGCCATAAGTTACTCAGCCCGAACACTATGGGTGGCAATTTAAGATTTAGACAGAAATTCAAACAGCTTTGCGTGGTCAGTGGACTAGCGGCAATGACGTTCATCATGAACGGTTGCGATGCTATCTATTGGGACGAACAGGAAAGTTTGGAGAAAGTCCAAAAGCAGGGCGAGATTACAGTCCTGACCACACAAAGTCCTCTTATATATAGTCAGCGTAAAAAAGGTGAAGCCAGCGGAATCGATCACGATCTGATCCAAAACTTCGCTAACCACTATCACCTCAAAGTAAAGTTCGTGGTGATGAAAGACGAAAGCGCTATTTTAAGAGCTCTTTCCAAAGGCCAAGGCGATGTGGCAGCAGCTCGCATCCGAACTCCTGAAAATCGCTCAGGGTTTTTAACGGGCCCGGCTTATGAAGACACCACATTAAGTCTTTACTGCCAACGCAAGTCCCAGATCAGCAATATTCAAGACCTCGGCGGCAAAAGTGTCGCCCTCCTTAAAAAAGACAACTATCAGGGTTTCTCACAACGCCTGACACAACTGACCCCGACGACTAAAATTGAATTGCTGGAAAACACCCGCACTCAAGATCTGCTGTCTCAACTGAACAATAAAAAATTCGACTGTGTGATTTCTGAAAACGTCAGCGGCGATTTCTATGTTCGTTTCCATAAAAACATCGAGAAAATCACTTCGTTGACGGATTCTTACTCTTTGAGTTGGCTCTTGAGTCCCGACAGCCAGGACCTCGCGCGCTTAATGCAAGCTTGG
This genomic window contains:
- a CDS encoding ABC transporter substrate-binding protein gives rise to the protein MWTASISLLISILLLNTPAAAERPPCGVNFRTSVNESPPLYFPPEPGGKPRGITIDIIEELRKRTGCEFTITSMNRSRTAQSLKSSSLDLVLLDSRNITYDKHAKFILLRHSARKFLVNLKTPPATPLTVDELMNNPKFKFIIQPGGLIFFKQDEATKIEKQQRFITMPNLPECFKKLKTTENAVFASQSTLINYYLGDHPEFTLVEDNVNVFDSGAYYVPRKGIQAGIVLIEKALADLVKDGTLNKIIDQYLRKPK
- a CDS encoding thymidine kinase, translating into MSEFSYVVTRGWIEVIVGSMFSGKTEELIRRLRRAEFARLQVQVFKPVIDKRYNEMAVTSHNFTTMDSQPIEDAEMIWEHLKPETKVVGIDEGQFFSGNLVQVAQDLAERGLRVIIAGLDTDWQAKPFEPMPTLMAIAENVTKQHAVCVVCGAPACRTQRTAGGDGQVQVGTHEAYEARCRSHFKPVVDLPTLDFKLRRTEETTEVSI
- the mltF gene encoding membrane-bound lytic murein transglycosylase MltF codes for the protein MLAQAARHKLLSPNTMGGNLRFRQKFKQLCVVSGLAAMTFIMNGCDAIYWDEQESLEKVQKQGEITVLTTQSPLIYSQRKKGEASGIDHDLIQNFANHYHLKVKFVVMKDESAILRALSKGQGDVAAARIRTPENRSGFLTGPAYEDTTLSLYCQRKSQISNIQDLGGKSVALLKKDNYQGFSQRLTQLTPTTKIELLENTRTQDLLSQLNNKKFDCVISENVSGDFYVRFHKNIEKITSLTDSYSLSWLLSPDSQDLARLMQAWYQSASREDSVMRIMDRYKTTLNQLDKADISRFFRNIEDILPTYRQAFKDAGNEHGLPWQLIASVAYQESHWNPDARSFTGVRGLMQLTTDTADHVGIDDRTDPLQSIWGGSKYLKYLLDKMPRSLNSKDRMALALAAYNVGYAHLRDAQKLAESMGRDPYSWRHMKEILPLLADPDYTEKLEYGYARGYETVEFVERVKSFYSLMSAG